CGTTGAGACTCATTTGCGTGGAGGGATCAACGGCCGGGGCTCTGTACAGGATTTTGTGCTACGTTGGAAGGCGTGGCGATGTGGCGCGTAGCGTGAGGAAGGAAACGGAGAAATTAGTGGCAGCGTTGCCAAGTTGGGGAAGGAGGCTTGGGGAGAAAGGAAGACGATTTTAGTACCTTCGATTTAATGAGGTAAAATTGCTCTTTTGGACATGGAATTTATTTGATATTTCTAGATCCTCCTCCCATTTAGTTTTattcacactcatttttacttttcacacatctcttttaattttcgtctgttggatcgaatgaattgaaaaaatcaATGATCAAACATTAACAAGAATGTATGGGATGTGTGATAAGTAAAAATTAGTATGAATAACACTTTCCTTGTTTATTTAGCTTATTGGTTAAGCAAAGCATTGGGTAAGAAAATGCGTGGAAACATCCATAAGGTGTAAATAACCCAATTCCCTTTGTACGAAAGGTTTATCGTGCAATTTAAATGTTATGTTATCAGACAACCGAGTTTTTAATATGATGCAGTTTTATTTGAATTCCATGTTTGAATCCAATCTCGCAACGTAACGTGCCAAATCATTTTCATATGTCATATTCCTTCTCTTACGACTTTATCTTGTTAATCGTTACTATATGGGAAAGGAACGACACGAGTCAGGTTGCGAGAAAGAACAATTCAAATCCTTCGGGTGGCAAAGCTAGCGACGACTTGGGAGTTGCTTCTTATACTCAACCTTGGATGGAGGGCAACAGTTTCCCTGCAATTACTGTCGAGATTTACACCCATTAGTCGATTTCGATACAACATGGTGCCATTGATTAGAGTAGCTCCAAAAACAACTCGATTGATTagagaaaattttcagtgtGCTGAAAATACAGGCCGGCACACTAAGTGTTATAATACATTAggttataatttttattttaaagtacATCCTATAAAAGAAGTTTATTTCATAAGGCTAACTTGTAGCGTTCTCACCGCTGCATTAGAGAGAATTGGGAACTTCTGAATGTACACAAAACACAGGTCAGTAGGAGAAGGCAAAGATCTCATGCCTTGCTTGCTCTAATCTTCCCCACTCACCTACCCAAAAGAGGAATGCTTGGACCTATTCTTGATGGTGTGATTCGAGTTTCGCTTCTGTCGATCCTCTGTTTATAGATAATTTCACTACACAAAATGTAGTTTACCAAGTCCCCCTCAAGGGGAGCTGAAACATAACTTTCTGCCCAATTATGTCTAAAACTTTATCTTTCAATATCAAACTCCTTATTTCCAACTTCCGATATAAACAAGAGAAAGGCGACTACAAGGCAAAAGACCTCTTTTTCCTCATTGCTAGTGCTAGATTGAGCGTAGTTATATTTTGCTTCGCCTATTGAGAGACCAATAAAGAGAATTTTCCTAGGGTCAGATGAACAAAAAATGTccggcacactgaaaaatctctagaTTGATTGAGTTCAATTCATCAATCTAAAACAAATGCATAATTGACTAATCCTAATCGATAAACTCGAATAAGAGAATTTAAACACGCCTAGGGATGCAAATTAGAGAACCGACTCATTTGCAATCCTCAAACCTTCACCAAGCAAAGGAAACAATCAAAACTTTTATGCATAAGGGGTTTTGGCCCCTCTTAAGCCTTCCAAATAATCAAGTCATTCAAATAATTCATTGATAACACGGTAAAACGATTAAGCCATGCTAACATCTCGGTTAGATTGACAATCTCTAATCCCGAATACTACTCCGACACGACGGCATACATAACAAAAGCTTAGTTTAAGCATGAGTTTTCTCCTCGCATCATAGGTATCCGATAAGCAAATATCTATAGCTCGACAGACATACTACCTCTCTAACATAATAGCTTAGGTTTACGTTCAACAAGTTTACTGCAGAACCTTTTCTTCGGAACCTAAGAGCGTATTAACACGCAACTCCTCAAGGCTTTGAAGTACAGGAAACAACATGGGACTTGAACTTCTCAAGCTCTGCCAGAACCTCCTCTTCGGGCCTGTAGATCAGATCACTCATTCTCCATATCTGCAGACAATTGTCAGCTTCAGAAATCAGTTTTGCATCAAATCGAGCGTAATTTCTTTTACAATAACAAAAGGTTTCAGAAGAAAGTTCACGTAGGAGACGAGGAAGGGAGGGACGTAAGGGTAAAACACATCATTGGTACACCAGTAAAATTTGGTTTAAGCTCAACTTTTTAAAGGAAATTTGCTTCCTAACAAATTTTCTCCATAATGCTTTTAAACACCTCTTATCGAAATGCTAAAATTCAAAAAAGGGGTTAGCAGCAGAATAATTCATCATGTAGAAAAAACTCTCCGCGATGTTAAACTAGCAACATCTTTCTTAATCTTATGTAATGTGTAATATTCAATCTTATATGGTTTCTCATTATAGCTCCCTCAGCTTTCACATGTACTCTTATGAAATATTCTTAGAAATGATTTTATGACTCGAAAAATGAAACCCTTTCAACAACGACAAGAACAAACATTCCAATACCTGCAATGTGCCCCCTCCGCCAGTACTATCACAGTCATCAGAGACACTGACAACAGTCCATGGATCAGATGCATTCCAATGAAAATCAACAACCTTGTCCCTGTATACAGTTATAAAGTTAAGCAAACCATGAACAACAAACTACaaggaaaataaaagaaaagaaagtgcCCGACAATTCAACCAAATGATACAATAAGGGATCATATTTCCCATGAGTAAACTTCAAGAACCGTTTACCAGGTAATTTTTAACATGTTATAGAGATAACTTCAAGAATCATTCAGACTCAAGCAAACAACTTTAAAAGACCTAGAAGCCTATAAGCAATAAGGTACTTGATAAATAAAGGCTCTAAAGCACTACCGTGTCCAGTGCAAAACTTCCGATCAACATTTGATGCAAAGATTAACCTCAATATTCCAGTGATGGATATATAGACACAAACAGCATCATGTTCAGTTTACTGACCACAAGAACATATTTAAAAAGTACTATATAGTGGCATGGGCACAATTATAGACTCAGGCATGATGCCCATACAAGAGACACCAGGAAAGATAGAAATCCAAGAGTGAGACGTAAAACAATTTCCGAAAACCAGAAAGTTGAAAATCAAGGGTGAAAAGATCCTCTACCAGACATCAAAAGTTTGAAAAGGAATCGTAAAGTATGTTTAAATAATGTTAGTAAAAGAGAGCCTCGAACCTGTGCCCAGCATGCTGGAAAAACAGGCCGGGTGGAGAAGTTGGGCCTTTTGGAGTTCGCTCCTTACCGACCTGCAGCGTATTATgttttcataagttataacaaCTTCCATCTGATTGAAGTTATGGGAAAAGGAATAGAAAAGCCGAAACTCCATTTATTTGGAAACACTTAGTTTGTTATGTCAAAAAATAGATcaagaaaaaatttgaaaattactaGATTAACACAAAATAAAACCACGGTACGTTCTGAAGGCCAATATACCTTCTCATAATCCCAAATGTTTAAAAGACCATCCTCTGCAGAACTTCCAAAGACAGACGATTTGTCTGGACACCACTGAAAACACAAATGCAACCAACAGATAAGACACGCAGTTCTTGAAACAGATGTACTAAATTTCTAGAAACGGAAAGTAGCAACAAAAGCAGCAGTATTATCATTACCTGAACACAAAGAACAGCTGCTGTATGACCCTCAAATTTAAATATAGGTTCCCCCACTCCATCAGAAGTGAGATTCCGACGATCAAACACGCGTACAGAATTATCTGCTGACCTGTATACAAATCATAACAACTTTGGTCTATTAACTAGTGTCGTATCGTATCTTCTCATCAGCCCAAACAATAAAGCATAATTAACAAAACCAGAGGATTAGGAAGCAACAAAACTGAGAGGAACATGGCATTAGCACATACCCTGTTAGAATAAGGTTATCATTATGGGGATTCCAATCAACACAGTGAACATCAGCATCATGAGCCTTTTCAACCTGCTAATCAGAAACAAGAACAGCCAACACGTACAATaagtaaaagcaaaaattcagAGTGAAAGGAATAGGGATCTTCCAATATTAATGATGGGAGATATTTAGCAAggtcaaaagaaaaaaggtacATAAATGTGAACAGGTTGAGAGGGAACAATAGGGCTGTACATTTTGAAATATAGAGCCACAGATTAAGGGTGATTATAGcaaataacataaatataaCTCAATTTCTTTAAGTAGCAGATTTAAACACCCTAAAAGCATTCTCCAAAAGGCCTGTTAATATTCATGATCAAGCAGGACTCTTCAAACAGCAGAATAGTCAAAGATAAACACTGCACACTGACATTACTAAGCCAATTTCTACATGCATACCAATTTATTCACCAAACTCCATTGCCAAAGTCATATAGAAATAAAGGAAAgacaaaaagaaggatgagatGCATAACCTTCACAGCAGGGCTAGAGCCGACACGTGCATCCCATAATATGAGGCAAGAATCATCACCAACACTACAGAACTCCTGTGAACTTCAGTAGAGATGTAATATCATAAGAACTAAAGGCCATGTCATAAGTATAGAAATTGCAACTGCTATGGTGTAAAACGAATGAGGGTTCCATATCTTTAATAGTTTAGTTAAGGGTCGGTGGCTGAGTAAGCGTAAGTTACCTAGATGGGCAAAACGCCACATCTTCGACTGTATCCTCATGCCCATAGTAGATTCCCCGAGGAGCAACAGTAGGACCATCGGTAGCTTTATCATTACCATCCCCAGACCTTGAGTTTTTAATGATTGATGCACCAGATCCTGGAGACTTGTTTGCTGCTGGATCAGTGGTAGAGGCTGCTATATGGTCCTGAATGCTCCACAACACCACTGTTTTGTCCTTCCCTGcacaaaaatttatttttagtaaaaaaataaaaaggcctTCATAACATACATATCTGATTTCTTCTAACAATAAGAATGGTGTTAGTGCTTTGAGTGCTTGAAATCAAtcacaaattaaaaacaaacgACATCCAGCAAAGTCATTAGAGTTCACAATAAACTTACTATGCCACAGTACAAATATAGGAAACTTCAAAACAGAAGGAGCAAACTATAGCATAATAAACCTACGTGCATTAGGCAAAGTTAATTATATAACAGCATCATTGATATCCAAGTACAACTAGAAGCAAAAAATTGCCCACCTCCAGAGAGCACATAGGGCTCAGTTGGACACATTGCAAGGGCATATTCTGCATTATCTTGATGTCCAGTCAAAATCTGAAAGAAGAAAATAGTCAAACAGattcaatatttttcaattgAACAAGTAAGCAAAGGTCAAAGACAAATGCCATTCCTTTGACGCATTATCGCACAAGTCTTGAAAGGGTCCAATATTGAAATACTGAGAAATTCATGAAAAGAGACATggaaaaaaagtttaccaaatctGGACGCGAGGTTGTAGCTCCTAGGACAGCATGACGGTTAGGTTGAGCTTCGACATCCCAAATTAGAACCtaaatttgacaaaatttcCAAGTAACTATAACTTCAAAAACAAACAATACGCAtagaaaacaaaggaaacatGACTGCGTGATCCaacttgataaaataaaaaacacttacATCAGGACTGTCGGTATGCGTGGCCACTATCTTAGTGTTCTGTGGAAGTTCTCTGATTCTGTTTACCTGTCAAAATATATGAAAAGGTTACTCAAGAAGAAGTACAAGCAAGCTTCCAATATCACCAGCTTATACGCAAAATGAGTGAAGAACGAATTAAACAGACATTTTACAGATTGTATAAGAGAAAGAATAGAAGTGTAAATGGTAACAATATTTTTCCCTCGTTTTTTATATCAAAAATGTAgtattttcttcatttctcacACCAGTATTAAACATTTCCCATTAAATTCAAACCACCTAAAAGTAAAGTGCATTTGCTCAATTTTCATTGTGAATAAACAGACATAAACAGGTGCACCAGTCATACCTCTCCAGGATGAATGATGGTCTTGTACTTCTTCACAAATGGTGAGCGGGCTTCCTCATTGAACTGAAAGATGGAAGTGTTCAATAATGAGTCAACAGAAAGAGTGAACCTTCATTCAAAATGTCAAACCCAATCACGCATACCTGAGATATATGCTCTGCAGCGGCAACTCTAGGTTTGACAATCTCACAATTTGCAATAACCAGAGTATTTGGGACACTGCCATCGGTCTGTCAACAAACCACAAAGACCATAACTTATTAACAGAACATAAAACCACGGTGGACTCTCGTGTTTCGGCACAAGACATCAACTTTAACCGTTTCAAGTatgatttctgagttgtaaaCCCAAGCACACATTTGTCCTTCAAATTACATAAATATTCAAAACTAACTGCGGGAAATCAAAACTGAGATGAGCAAAGCTTGCCTGCTCGGAAAGGTAGAGACGCTGGCGATTCTTGTAAGTAGCTTGCTCGAGCTGAGGACCCCACCTACCAAAAACACAAGCAGATCGACAATgctaattaaaaaaatgcagACTTTCAAATCTCCATTTGCCTCAGAAaccctaaaacaagaaaaatcagaCCCCCAgacacaaaaccctaaaaacagaacaaaaaccagagagacatgaggctgcgccaaaaccctagaaaccctaaaaccccaaaaatgggggaaaaagaagaaattagagagagaatagttagagagagagagagagagtaccggCAAGAGAGGGAGGGCCAGACGAGGTTGTGGTTGGCAAGCCAGTCATAGAGGATGGGGACGAGGGACTTCCACTGAGTGTACTTGTCGTCGACTGTGGCGTTCTGCTGCGACTTCTTGAGCTTGGCTTGCTGTTGGTGGTCGTCCTTCTTCTCTTCCTTGGGCTTGGGCTTCCGGCCCCgagtctccttcttcttcactGGTCCAGCTTGCTGCTGCGACTGAGCGTCCATGGCTACTCCGCCGAGTTTGGTGGTTGCGAGACTCTGACTTCAAAACCCTTATTATAATCactctctcacactctctctcctcGCTCGGTTCGCTCGGTCGCTCACTTTCTCACGCTCTCCCTGCGTGTCTCTGGCTGCGTCCGTCCATTGAGATACACTCCGGTAGCCCACTCCACTAGCGTGGATGATACACACGCGTCCTgggatttttttattgaaggaagttgatttttatagaccggcttctctgccctcccatttttaTACATTCACATCCCCTTCTATTTTATGCGattacggttaaaccacgttaatttttcatattaattttttttataaagataatatgATAAAAagcaatagtaatataaaatattgatgtgaatTCATCATGATCGTACAAATAGAAGGAGATATGAGTGTATAGGAAGTGAGAGGACAGAGAAACCAAATCCTATTTTTATCACTCggtttttattctttttactgtttttttaaCAGTTAGATCGGACAATTAAAgtagaatcagttatgaagagAGTGAACGATGGTGAAAAATATGCGCACAAAAACGAAGGTGAAAATCACGCGCACAAATCACTTGTTGAAATGCCCAACGAAACAAACAATACTTGTCGATTGAAAATTCAGCAGCCACttctgtttttatttaattaaatttaaacatgtGTCCAAATAATTGAAATTATAAACATAAATTAAACATATGTCCAAATCTGATTagatgaaaataaaaatggttgtTGAATTTTCAGTTGTCAAATATTGTTCCAACGAAACGCGCACAAATCACACTCTTTATCGAAATGCCCGTTGAAATAGTCGTAGTGTCTCACTTATCTAAAGCTCATTTTCTGTCACCTTGTCTCCCACTTGAACGTTACTCGGCAGAAAGACGTTGTCATGCTCCAATTCTCTTTACATGACATTATATTATTAACATGACAGACGCTTTAACAAGAGGGATcttcatttttctaaaaaaatgagaACACCATCTTGACCATTCGattggctttaatgaaattgtatggttgagattaaaattCAAACAACACAATCTCATTAAAATCAAATCCAACGATCAAGAAGATATCCTTATCATTTTAGAAAAAATGAAGGATTCCATTAACATGGAACGCCGTGTGGATATGCAAAAATCTTGTGCAACCGCTCCATTGTCTATTTTCGGAAAGCTCTACTTCGGAATTCAAACTTAAAACCTTCTACTTATGAACTCTATTTCGAGATTGTGAAAATCACTACCCAAAACAagcatggtaaaaaaaaaaaaaaaaaaattgtattttcctaaacataaaaatgagatcaaaatcaaattttggGTATGGAGTTGGCCACCTGAGTGCAGGTTATGCAAAACAAGACATCCATGCCATAAACCAGTTCAATCAAAATTGTCCCATTTAAGAACCACAAGAGTGCATTTAACTAACAACGTCATATCCTTCATGTAAATCtctgatttttcttaacaaaactTCATAATTTATAGCCTCAGACATAAACGCCCGATGCAAGCAGCAAGAACAAGGATCCAAAACCCTGCACGCCAAAGAGAACAGTTGGAATGTTAGATACAATCATACACCAGAACAAGGAGCAATCTAGTACTGTATCGGTAGATGAAGAGAGGATTCGGACTACAAACGCACCAAAAAGAAGGAAGCGAATGTTGCTGTTATGACTTCCTTCGCAAGACTGCGGTTTTTCCTGGAAATGGTTGCCTCATAGCTGCAGCAAATATATACTACCGTTAACGACTACTATATTCAGAAGACGAACGGGTGGGGCAACAATGTACTCAATAGACTTATTACATAAACACCAAGAAGATGATCCTAGAGCAATGGCTTGTATCTCTACTCGATTAGTCAagacgaaacatgagggtataAAAGTATGCAAAAATTTCCAGGCTGCTGATTCATCGAAGAATTATACGAAATAGGTTTCCAAACTACATTATGAATTTACAACCCAAAGCTAGTGTCTTGCGTGACGCCTTCACAAATCCAAACATGTCCATACAATTGAGTCATTTGGTTTCCTGACATATACCTACCTCAACATGCAAATGGTTACTAGGAAATCTTTCAGGCTTTCGGATTCCTCTCATGGCTTTTTAAACCCGATAATCTGATCTTATTAGCCAATATGCTTATACGCAGATCATCGATAACATATCAATCTTTGAATTCTCACTTTTCAATACTCAAATCTGGTGATATACTCAAATCTGGTGATATAAAGTAGTAAATTTTCATTGATTTGGctctttcaattttcatcaactCTTGTTTTACACTCCGATTTGAAGGTTAAATCGGCCAGTTGCTCATATTTTGCGTAATTTCTGCAATCCCAGGCTCTAATTCTACACAGTAAACATCAATTTCAACAAATGCACTCTCATCAGGCTCAATCAAAACACAATCTTTACGTTTGGCTACCCAGAAAATtgcaaataaacaaaataaaccaCACCAAGAAACGAAATTCACATTTCTAATCTGCTTTTCATCAATTACCATAATATTTTTGCAGGAAAACAAAATTTGCAGACCCAAAATTTCTAAATTGACAACAAGATCTAAACGGAAAatcagaaaaattaaaaattaaggaaaaaaaagatcTGGAAATGGTGGATCGGACTCACATGAAGAAGGAGGCGGTGAAGAGGAGGCCGAGGGAGACCATCACGACGGCGAGAGTCGGGTACCACGTGACCGGCACGGGACTGGAAATTGCCTTCGAAGCCTTGAGAAGGAAAGCGGAAGAACAAAATCGAAAACGTTAGAAGCGAAAACGGAGAAGCAGAAAAGCGAGGAAAAGTGCTTTTGGCTTACCATCGTAGCCGGCGAGTTGGAAGTTGCTGAAAGCTTCGGTCCTTGATCTCTACAGATCGAAGCAGCGACTTTGGCGAGTGAGAGTACAGGAAGGGAAGGCtctatgtcaaatttgacagagGAGGCTACAATCGTGTGGGTGTTCGGTAGCAAATGTAGGTGATTTGGCGGGTCTGGCTCCATCACTACCGTTGGTCTCCTAAACGCTGCGtttagagttttaacgaaatacttctggtactgttcatttttaacgaaaaaccatatttttacatttttctggtactattcactacacatttatttgtaatttttcattaaaattaaagttttttttttgaacttttctttagttttcattcttttatttatttattattatttagcgttttaaaattttttgttcAGACTAATTCATCTTCTACATGCAACTTGAATAAAATTTGCACATTGACCTTCATTTAAGTCGGAACTTGCACTTTTCGATCCTATATGTGTTGAAAAACACTAAAAAATGAGAAATCGGAATAATTAAAGTTCATATTCTTTGTGAATAAACGTGTTATCAGTGGTTCCAATTATAGGCTTCAAATGACGCCTAACAAAAAAAAGGAACTAATACATCTGAAGCAGAAAAAGCTAGAGTAATCCTTTGATTGGATCATTGGCTAAAGTGAAATTTTGTAACGTATTAGGGCATCCTATTAGTAAGTCCACATGAGCAGATTCATCGGATTTTGATATTATCGACCGATTTATGCATATATACAGAAATCTTTCTCATTATTACAGTGGATCCTCAAGAAAGAAGAGTTTGTATCGAGTAAAATATGTACTTCGACTTTCTTGTATTAAAACTTTGGCTCATTATGCGTAAATATAGCTGCTTAcactaaaaattaaaagtagACAGACAAAGTGccctttagaccatctccaatggtgacTTATAACCTAAAATTCCCTTCCCcccccaaaacccactccaacccaaaacctaaaccaaacctaaaacttaaaacttaaaaggAAGGCAAATACCAACCACAATTTagcctacaaaataaaatgggaCCCACATGTGAGAGTGAAAAGTGGGCTGTGAAGCCCACACCCCAAAACCGAACTCACCTCATGTGCCTCACACGCCCTCTTTCTTCTAGCCGAAGGCCCACCCATGTGGGTTGGTCCCCTCTGCTGTCATGGTTACTGTAGCCCAACGGCTACTTTTGTTCATCCAACGGCCAGTTTAATTGgaccgttggttaatccaacagtccacgttcaatttttttttatatatatttatatatttattgaatctaaCGGCTTAGATCAAATATAATCAAATATAACGGTAAAAAAAGAAGATCTaacagtccaaatttaaatccaatggctaaaataattttaaaaaattatttaacttaaaattcaaccaaaaactctataaatacctatgtatttgtaacatccacacaaaactcatttttctcctacaattcttccaatttttctttctaccatttcttctcatttccaaatttttcaagatggcaaaagaGCATGTTAGAGGTCGCAATTGGACCTTTAACGaagatattgctttatgtttggcATGGATTTTTGTTAGCGAAGATGGTACCGTCGGCACCAATCAAAATAGAAAGGTTTTGTGGGGTAAAATCGTtgataagttccatgaaaactcCAACGCCGGTCGAATGGAAgttggtggtgtttatgatcggtggaagattatcaacaaagcgtgcactttgtggaagggaagcttggagagagccATGGTTGACATGCCTAGTAGAAGGGGCGCttcagaaattgtgagtttctttgttgatattttagttgtcatgtacataatagtaTTTTGCAGCTAATTGtttttaggaaaaattagtatctggtccctagttcttactgttcattgactaagaccttattagttctcaaattttgattcaagtccctagcattaatgtgataatgaatttacatgtttattatataattttttaatataaaaattagtaattaatttagggtttgtttgtaccatacttgaccaatcccgaaactaccgagcaccggccaacgctatactgtcaatgacccagaagagttcccctccgaccaggaggccaatcactactcgacacgtgtcaagattagaagccaatcagagcgcagcacgtgtcgacatcaagaaccaatcataacatgacacatgtcaatgtgacaaagctacaagtttttctataaataggggtcattcccccacaatattgcctaatgccatttgtgttaaatcattcacaagaactcactaaattgagagcttgatcctttgtacttgtgtaagcccttcactactaataagaactcctctactccgtggacgtagccaatctgggtgaaccacgtacatcctgtgtttgcttctctgtctctattcatttacgtacttatcctcactagtgaccgaagcaaccaagcgaaggtcacaaaacctgacactttctgttgtaccaaagtcttcgctgattttgtgcatcaacatttggcgccgtctgtgggaaacgacacttattcctactctcttcagctgtgtcaagctggtttctatcattcgtacactttcttttgatcaggcatccctctccagcatgggaagcgaaggaagccacagcacacagaatgacaccccccttgcacatagtgcgaaacaacgaaagaaggaaggaaaacgagttcttcttcaagctaaagtcgatgagttggaagctcagaacaacaagatagcaatgaggaatgaggtcctccaggagcaatatgagaagctcttcgagacactccacgaagctaggcaagctcagacacgcgagcttgttgcccccgtggaagtcaaccatcaactgggtgccctccaacatggagggtcacatgcattcgacatagatatccctgatagggaacaaattacccctcgatttgataatcaacatgaggcttctcttaacccagttgcttcgacccgaaccatgagaagcggagggagacacctaTTTGCtaaaggggcagaaggatcgaaagccgtctttcgcgattgtcgggatttcctgaagcaacgtcgagagaattccatccatataagctcaaagatcaatgacccaaggatttctaagagactcggtcccctgccacggcccgagccggccaccaacttggggaaggggcaacaagtcctagagagacatgagggtacaagggactcagaggtgttccgacagacataccctggaagccagtacagcgagtccagggaaaaatcacatgcccttgatcaaaccttcctaattccaagaggagatggagatttacgaaagaaagctccagtggcacataactccgctcaggacccccttgtcctacaacttcttgaggaagtaaacaagttgaaggttgaacgtcaggctgaaatacctgactggaaccaacccaggcctggccctcttacaaggaggatcctcaacaccccccttcaagcaaagacaaagcagaagtttggcttgcaactttatactgggaaagaggacccgattgagcaccttaacctctttgagtccaccatggcctaccggatgcacaccgacgaagagcgatgtcttctcttcccctccaccctctctggcggagctctaaattggtattgtcgtcttacacctgagacggtagactcatttgaggaattgaggaaactatttgtttcccaacacattttccaaaccgatcgcttgcactctgcagatgacctgtacactatccgccagaagccagacgagtcattacgtatgtatgctggccgcttcagccatgaatactcccggtgtgccgaggcagacgacaagactgccctcaaagccttcacggcaggcctacgtgattgtttctttaaatacatga
This is a stretch of genomic DNA from Malus domestica chromosome 02, GDT2T_hap1. It encodes these proteins:
- the LOC103450395 gene encoding WD-40 repeat-containing protein MSI4 isoform X2, whose translation is MDAQSQQQAGPVKKKETRGRKPKPKEEKKDDHQQQAKLKKSQQNATVDDKYTQWKSLVPILYDWLANHNLVWPSLSCRWGPQLEQATYKNRQRLYLSEQTDGSVPNTLVIANCEIVKPRVAAAEHISQFNEEARSPFVKKYKTIIHPGEVNRIRELPQNTKIVATHTDSPDVLIWDVEAQPNRHAVLGATTSRPDLILTGHQDNAEYALAMCPTEPYVLSGGKDKTVVLWSIQDHIAASTTDPAANKSPGSGASIIKNSRSGDGNDKATDGPTVAPRGIYYGHEDTVEDVAFCPSSSQEFCSVGDDSCLILWDARVGSSPAVKVEKAHDADVHCVDWNPHNDNLILTGSADNSVRVFDRRNLTSDGVGEPIFKFEGHTAAVLCVQWCPDKSSVFGSSAEDGLLNIWDYEKVGKERTPKGPTSPPGLFFQHAGHRDKVVDFHWNASDPWTVVSVSDDCDSTGGGGTLQIWRMSDLIYRPEEEVLAELEKFKSHVVSCTSKP
- the LOC103450413 gene encoding uncharacterized protein; this encodes MASKAISSPVPVTWYPTLAVVMVSLGLLFTASFFIYEATISRKNRSLAKEVITATFASFFLGFGSLFLLLASGVYV
- the LOC103450395 gene encoding WD-40 repeat-containing protein MSI4 isoform X1, which produces MDAQSQQQAGPVKKKETRGRKPKPKEEKKDDHQQQAKLKKSQQNATVDDKYTQWKSLVPILYDWLANHNLVWPSLSCRWGPQLEQATYKNRQRLYLSEQTDGSVPNTLVIANCEIVKPRVAAAEHISQFNEEARSPFVKKYKTIIHPGEVNRIRELPQNTKIVATHTDSPDVLIWDVEAQPNRHAVLGATTSRPDLILTGHQDNAEYALAMCPTEPYVLSGGKDKTVVLWSIQDHIAASTTDPAANKSPGSGASIIKNSRSGDGNDKATDGPTVAPRGIYYGHEDTVEDVAFCPSSSQEFCSVGDDSCLILWDARVGSSPAVKQVEKAHDADVHCVDWNPHNDNLILTGSADNSVRVFDRRNLTSDGVGEPIFKFEGHTAAVLCVQWCPDKSSVFGSSAEDGLLNIWDYEKVGKERTPKGPTSPPGLFFQHAGHRDKVVDFHWNASDPWTVVSVSDDCDSTGGGGTLQIWRMSDLIYRPEEEVLAELEKFKSHVVSCTSKP